A segment of the Gossypium hirsutum isolate 1008001.06 chromosome D10, Gossypium_hirsutum_v2.1, whole genome shotgun sequence genome:
GTACTATGTGGTCTTGCTCTGATATTCTTCTCGTTGAGGTTGTACGAGGTTATTATGCCTTAATGGTCGCCATAGAGGGTTCGTAGCGGATGGTCTCCATGATAGTCTTAAAATGGTTTAAGTGGATTCATTGAGGTTGGTTGCAGATGGTTTTGGATGGAAGGACACCACAAAGGGTGTCTAATGAAAGGTTGCTCAAGAGTCGCGTCCAACAAAAGGTCGTTGCCAAGTGGTCCCATATTTTACGACGTGTCATTGCTAGAGTAGGTGTATAATAATTAATACCATAAATCCTATAACGCGTATGAGTGAAAATTACATATTTAGAACATAGAGGtgggtttaaaaataatatatgataaatgaTGAAAGTATGccttgaaactaattaataataaaacttaaaatatgtacaatattaaaataaaaaaatacataaaattgtgagtaaaatgaaatttaacacataaaTACATCACCAGATCAATAATCACATAAAACTTTCTCATTTAACATCTATTTCAATATATCATAATGTACTCAACAATTCATTGTCATTCAATACCGTTTTCAATACTTATTCATTTTGGCTCCTATTAACCAACGATAAACATTAGGTTGAATACTTGAACATGTATAACGAATAAGCCCATGACCCTTTGAGAATTGAGACTGTTTTATTTTGCCACACCCGGTTGCCCGACAACAATTGCTTTTAGTATTTGTTTGTTCTACCATCCCGGGTTACCCGATGACGCTGACTAGTAAATCACTATATCGGTGACCCTATGACATGGCAACTCTACTTGAATTATGTCTAACACCGTTTAACGGGACTTTATCACAGATAATCATCATCACAATACATGTCGTCACAATTAAGTATCAAGATCCGatatctatcatcaaacatatatatatctttctaagtcaaacatatataacataatttgATTAAGTGCAATATCAAATTCATAATCTCAAGCATTAAGGTGAGATAAGGTTGCTTTGATATATATTACGAGGTTCATAATACCAACTAGCTAGATAATacaattagaaattaaaaatgaattatagaAGCACAGTCAAAAACGACTATTTATCAATAACTTTGGATTTCCTTTTTGTCTTGAGATGATTTTATGTCATctttagctatgaaattaaactCGAATACAAAAATTCATTAATTACACTATTCAAACATGATTTATGataatttaaatatgaatgcatttattataatttaattcttcGAACTCCTAATGTTTgaaataactttcaaatttttaatcgAGTCTAGAACCGATTTCATATTTCTTTACCAGGGACTTCTAGCTTCCATTTCATGACAATATTTTCTAACAattttcactttattcaattggGTTCCTAACAATCCATAATTAAATCTAGTCATTTAATCCAATTAAAGCTTAATTCTAAGTTTCCTACCATATTCTTAACATATTCTTCtataatttcaattattattttaaaacatgCATGGATTAAATACTTAATAGTTATGTTGTCTAAAATTTCCAACAACAGAactcaattaaaatttcataaaatttaaaatctaaagtATGGGTTACCATTATCTAAcctttttttcttataaaaaatctaacaaaaattaaaagaaaagcttACCAAATTTTCATGTATAGCTCACGGAAAAGGTTGGAAGTCTGAAGCAATAtttctttctttgtttagccGAATGAAGAAGATGTAAAATGGTTTCATCTTTTATCTTTCCTTTATCAATTATAAAATGTTTTcagttaataatttaaaatccaGTTTATTTTGGTAATGGTTAATTAAATTTCAAGAACTTGGATATTCACCCAATAAGGACTTGCTAAATTTCCTAATTCAATTCTCACTCCACTATAccatttagtctttatacttttattataatttaattactgGCTAATGTGATTTCTCAATCTCATATTCACCCCATTCAACCTTTTAGCTATCTTAACTTTTCATATTCGGTCCCGAAACTGATTTTTTCAACACCGAAAAAATCAGGTCGTCATAAAAAAAAGCTCAAACAAAAATGCTTTGGAGCAAGCAAATTGAACAAAGGTCCATAAAATAGAGAACTCGACGATTGCAAATGGTGATACAGACTTAGAACACAGAAAAACTTCAAAAGTTGTAACAGAAAAAGTGACACATATAGAGTCTTCTTGCAACCTGCTGCTCATCATTGCTCTTACTCCCAGGCGCAGTCAGTTTAGTCCGGCATTTATTGTGAATATTCTAGAAGCCTTCAAGCAACCTTTCACGCCCATCAACATGCTGAACCACTCGTGATGCACATCCCGGTTGTTCTACCTCCCGAGCAACTCACGAGCAAGAATGTAACCTAGGGAGACAATTTTTAAGCCACCACCTGGGCTAAATACGTGTCACTTCAGAAAGTATTAGGTGCATGCCTGAAGATAGTTTTCCACCTCTGGTCTATCGGGATGTCCTCAAATGCTCAACCTCTCATAACTAACTACCTACCGAAAACTATTCGTTTTGAAACACAAACATCTCCTAAATTTAGATTAGAGGTGTTAATGGACCGGGTTAAGCCtaacaaaaattttagatttgtttgtTAGATTCGACACAAAAATATACTTAATATTTCGCCCAAACTCAACctatataaaaatactaaaacccgaTTCTGGCCCAACTAGCCCGtattattttttgatattattttttatacaaattttttaaaaatataatatatgaataatttttttttatgtactTATCATTctctacattttttttataataaatttctattaagtaatttttattataaattatcaaacgtatttaaaaattaaaacaattaaaaatattaattttggaaaaaatttcgAATCACTCATGATTAAATCTTAAAATTGTTTGATTTTAcatcaattcaaaatttttttatcagaTTAAAATTCATGTGTAATCGGCATAACTACATttaacgaaaaattaaaattataataaaaaaaaagggaaaaaggaaagaGACACGCTTGACACGTGCTAAACCATGTAAAACGTGCGAGATGACATGACTTTAACCAACGGCCCCATCCCACTTGTTTGTAAATTTGGAATTTTCACCCAACTTTTTGCCAACTCATTGGTTTCAAACTCCAAAAAGAAAGAATTAAAAAACCAAATCAAATTCTTGAACGGCGCCAATACTATTTCCCTCCAAGCTTCAAAAtagaaatattttcataacaaaaaGCTTCCCTTGTACGCTCGACCGTTATCCgctccatcaaaatttcaaatttcttattGTCAACTCCCAATCAAAAATATTTACTCGAAATACCTTAATTATCCCTTCTCCACGATTTATTCCCGGCAAGCTTCttccaaaaatattttcaaaatcccGCGctacttttcgcctattaatacCCTTTCTCTCTTTCCCCAAATTATTCATCAGAAAATCATTTTTCAAGAACCCTAGTTTCCTAAATCACCTTTCCAAAATGCCTTCAATTCCAGAAGAGCCACTGCTGGCCGCGAACCCAGACCGATTCTGTATGTTTCCGATCCAATACCCAGAAGTATGGGAAATGTACAAGAAAGCCGAAGCGTCGTTTTGGACCGCAGAGGAAGTCGATCTGTCTTCCGATCTTCGTCACTGGGAAACTCTCACCGCCGATGAGCATCACTTCATTAGTCACGTTCTCGCCTTTTTCGCCGCCTCCGATGGCATAGTCCTTGAGAACCTTGCTGTTCGGTTCATGAAAGAGGTCCAGATCTCCGAGGCGCGTGCTTTTTATGGTTTCCAAATCGCTATCGAAAATATCCACTCCGAGATGTACAGTCTCCTTCTCGAGACTTACATAAAAGATTCCGATGAAAAGAACCGTCTTTTCCGCGCCATCGAGACGGTGCCGTGTGTGGCTAAAAAAGCCGAGTGGGCTATGAAATGGATCGACGGCGGAGAAACTTTCGCCGAACGGTTAATCGCTTTTGCTTGCGTAGAAGGGATCTTTTTCTCCGGAAGTTTCTGTGCCATATTTTGGTTAAAAAAGAGGGGGTTAATGCCCGGATTAACTTTCTCAAACGAGTTAATCTCACGAGATGAAGGTCTCCACTGCGATTTCGCTTGCTTGCTGTACTCTCTCCTCCGGTCAAAGCTGAGTGAAGAGCGCGTGAGGGGGATAGTAAGGGACGCGGTGGACATAGAGAGGGAGTTCGTATGCGATGCTCTCCCCTGCGCGTTGGTTGGGATGAACGGCGAGTTAATGAGTCGGTACATCGAGTTCGTAGCGGATCGGCTGCTGGGAGCGTTAGGGTACGGAAAGATGTACAATGTGGTCAACCCATTTGATTGGATGGAACTGATATCGTTGCAAGGGAAAACCAATTTCTTCGAGAAAAGGGTTGGAGAGTATCAAAAGGCGGCGGTCATGTCGAGTTTGAATGGTAATGGTGGCACCCATGAGTTCAAGATGGATGAAGACTTTTAGGGTTTAGTCTAGTTTAGTTTGTTTGTTCGGTTTTGGCTTTTGTATTGTATCTTTTTACTTTCTAATGTCTCCCTCtccataaatttataaaataggttATATAAACTTTTACTACCGTCTAATtgtttaacttttctttttaatGAATATCCACAGGGCATTTTGCAATATTTCCACACTGCTTTTTTTCCTTAATTGAGGAAATAATTGGAGAATAAGACAGCAAGTACAGAAATGAGTAGAGATTTAGATGATATTGATTTAACTACAATTAGTTTCGTACTGTAAAACTTGGTTGGAATTTCCTGCTTCCAGGGAAGTACATCGATCCTCTTTTAACCTGGACTCATGTTTTCAAGTGTGGTCAGTTATTCAAAGTAATTATATGTATTTGGAGGTTTGTTGGAAGATTACATGTGATGGCCATGTATCCAAATTTAAGAATTGAAACATAACTTTAGGAAGCCTACTGTCTACGTTGTGGCAGAAAGGAAATTGGAAActataaaacaaacataaaaattataaaagtaatttttttccaTCGATTGCTTAATCGAgttgaaaaaaaaacaacaaaattttgAAGTAACTTTCGTCCCTTATCTTATATTTCCAATTTGAAATGATTGCAGAAAATGATCAAATTCTCTTGTTCTTTTTCCTTTCCTAACAAGAACAAgccaaatttattttcttttcaactttCAACTCTACGCTCTCCTTCCCTCCTCTTTCTACTTTTCTGTTCAACCAATCACACCTTCGGTTGCCTACATTCTGAAGAGGATAATATACGCATTTTACAAGTGTCTtaacaatgaaataaaataggaagaTCTTTTTGCTTTCTGACAATCCATCAATATATCCAAGAAATGAGGTCAGAATGATTGTGTTTATTTCAACAAGATTCTATTACAATgctaaaacaaaaataatctcAAACATATTGAATATAAAGAAAACTAGAAATTTCCATGTCTAAGTTTGAATTAGTTCATGAAATCAGATGATGTACCTCTCAGTCAATTGCATCCACTTCTAACTTCTATCTTTTGCCGACAGTCTGAAACTTGGTACTGATTCTCATGCTTCCTGCGAGCCAGCCAGCCCCATGGACAATTAAACATGAGAAAAGATGAAATAAGGCGAAATATAAACCAATGTACTATAGTTCATAGATGAGGGTGCTTATGAATTATGTTAGTTGTATTCAAAGTAGAGAAAATTAATGTCTACATCATTTTTTTAAGCTGCCATTTTTAGGATgtcattcagctatatatatgaTTCAAAATCAACCTCATCCAACATACTCCAAACCTAACCTCACATAATCCATTAATTTGAAATGCAACTTGATCATTTAATCTTTACAATGGGAACACAAAAATCTATGAAGCCTATGCTGCCTCAAACTCTTAATTTTTCTGAGATTCCCTATGTACGACATCCGAGTCCGACATGGATACAGGAATAAGACcctaaatacatgaaaatttagggaaaaaatttaataatatacccATGTCAAACAGATATTCTATCCGACGCATATCAAAGTCCAGGAACATAGAATGAAACAATTGCATTAATCAGTTCAGTTCAATATCCCTCTAAGAAGACAAAAAACACCTACAAAGAGAAGATTAAGCAATAAAACAGTTACATTCTAATTTCTACACAATAATAGCCCCTGAGATGCCAAACAAGGAttcatcaataaaataataattccgaTTTAGCAAGCTAATTCAATTTCCCGGATCTTCACCAGTAAAAAATCTACAATTTTCATTCTCTTAGAGGAACCAAAAACTAGATTTTCAGAAATTCAGAGATTTAGATTTTCAGtgcttcaaaattttttttaaatcaaataaattcaGATCAATATTACACCAGCAACAGATAGAAAACAATAAATACAATAAACCAACAAagtaaaatggaaaataaaatagaaatatttagGAATAGAACAGTACCTAACCAGATCCAACAATAATGTTGTTAATGGGGATGAAGATGAGCTTGACGAAAAACCCTACGAATCCCATAACCACGAATCCGATCGCTGTACGAAACGCCACCTTcgtaaattctaaaaaaataaaagaaaaaaaaaacccggATCATTTAATCAGAATTCTGATAAATCaacaaaatcaaatataatagGAAAAGCAGAGAGAAATAAGTAACCTTTTCGATCGGGCTTGTGGCATCTCTTGACAAGACGAACACTATCCTTAGCGAACTCTCTTAGCGGATCGAAAACTGAATCAATTGCGTCCATTTTTCCCTTTCCTGGTTTTGCTTTGGTCTTTGGAGGAAATTTACTATTTTTGTTAAGATCTGTGGATCTATTATATAAGGACTAACCAAGCTGATATCCACAGACAAAATTTGACAAATTATTATCTGGACTCAATTACTCAAATAccctatttattattttttcttcacAAGGGTAAACTACACAATTAGTCACCCAATTTTCCtctgttttcattttggtcacaatttcatttttcaaatttagcatgctgttagatttttattttgtttcgttTGAGTCAATTAGTTTTCTAGTTTTAATCATGCGCCGTTAATTTGACTAACCATAATGTTATTATACACTTATTTTAGTTAtccaattttaataattttttatcacttatttctatattttatcattttaattttttattttccctcttttaaaaattaattataatttttagtaaaaaagatAACATAACAATGATATTTTTACGGAGAAAACTTTCATTTTCACAagaaaaaccattttttatttttaatttcatttaaattttttagaatcagctttagtttttttagaaaaatttagggttttacaAGGAATTACTTGAGTTATAGAATTATAGTGAAGAACTCAATACCAAAAACTCAAGTTTTTCtcctttttagaaaaaaaataaaattaattctacAAACAAAATTAttggtcaaaataaaaatttattaaaattgggtgactaaaatgagtTTGAAGTAACATTGCTGGTGAGTGacaaatgaaaaagaaatcatCTTACATCCAAAGGAGAATCCAGGGGCTGGCAGGGGCCCTTACatcctaaaatggaaaattattgcTTTGaccctttagaaaattttaaaaatttaaattagtaaaggtaaaattacactttgcctccctaaaattataaaaattaaatttaatcttttaaaaaatatgaagatatagactattaaaaattaaaattccattTCGATCCCTAACAAAAATTTCTGGCTTAACCCTTACTAACAATGGTGCTATATCTGAAAAGTTTTTATGttataaaagttgaaaattttgcaGATTTTCGAAACTAATgtgtttcttttttcaaattagaGCCAAGAGAGATGAGAAGAAATTTCAAACTGCAGAAAAGGGAAGATGATAGAAATGTGTTTTGAGTTAATGGTGGCTGTGAATGAAGAGGACCACTGGAGATAAGAAGATTTTCTTAAATTTCGTATAAAAAATTCTGTATACCTTTGCACCATTCAGTATCCATCGGTTTCATCTTCCCACaaattcttctaatttttgtttattgtttaattttcttaaattatgaaatttattggCTTTAattcttattcttaattttcaaattttattcatTAGAAAAGCTTCCTTTACCAAATTCATCCTTACTTGCTCCAATAAACTTTCCTTTTAGTTACTTCGAGTTGTTTATTTGGGTTTTATTATTGATTATGAATTTCTGCATTATTTTGAGAAAATGATGCAAAAGCTGGAGATGAATTTTAGAAGCTCGAACAATCAACTTGAAGTAAATTGGATGTACAATAAGCTTTCTTGAAAAAGAAGAAAGCCACGACAACAAGAACTTTTAAACCTTCtaagaaatttaaaattcaattaaataaattaagaatcGATCAAGAATTTCcagaattaaagaaataaataaataaataacaaagatggaataataaaaagatgaaattgaAGATGGAAGATGATAGGCAAATGGTGGCAAGATAGATGAATAAGTAACTTAGCTTCCTTTGATGAACCAACACCAATAAAGATATATAATGGCTTTTGGGCGACCCTTCCAATTGACTTTAATTAGACAAGTTGAAGTTATGATAAACCTCATCAACAATTCTTAAATATTGAAACAAAAagtctataaaaaaaataagaagaaacctttttttataagaaaaaaactCTTTTA
Coding sequences within it:
- the LOC107914143 gene encoding ribonucleoside-diphosphate reductase small chain; translation: MPSIPEEPLLAANPDRFCMFPIQYPEVWEMYKKAEASFWTAEEVDLSSDLRHWETLTADEHHFISHVLAFFAASDGIVLENLAVRFMKEVQISEARAFYGFQIAIENIHSEMYSLLLETYIKDSDEKNRLFRAIETVPCVAKKAEWAMKWIDGGETFAERLIAFACVEGIFFSGSFCAIFWLKKRGLMPGLTFSNELISRDEGLHCDFACLLYSLLRSKLSEERVRGIVRDAVDIEREFVCDALPCALVGMNGELMSRYIEFVADRLLGALGYGKMYNVVNPFDWMELISLQGKTNFFEKRVGEYQKAAVMSSLNGNGGTHEFKMDEDF
- the LOC107914144 gene encoding protein transport protein Sec61 subunit gamma gives rise to the protein MDAIDSVFDPLREFAKDSVRLVKRCHKPDRKEFTKVAFRTAIGFVVMGFVGFFVKLIFIPINNIIVGSG